A genomic window from Dreissena polymorpha isolate Duluth1 unplaced genomic scaffold, UMN_Dpol_1.0 chrUn021, whole genome shotgun sequence includes:
- the LOC127863626 gene encoding keratin-associated protein 5-5-like produces the protein MVASRSKQRATDDYSVGEYQCESMMSCSECDGHCLPGGCKMGNGGGGTGSGDGRCNGGGCISGCVGYGGDGCISISN, from the coding sequence AGCCACGGATGACTATAGCGTAGGCGAGTACCAATGTGAGAGCATGATGTCCTGCTCCGAATGTGACGGCCATTGTTTGCCCGGAGGTTGTAAAATGGGAAACGGAGGAGGTGGAACCGGAAGTGGTGACGGGAGGTGTAACGGCGGAGGTTGTATAAGTGGTTGTGTCGGCTACGGCGGCGACGGCTGCATATCCATAAGCAATTGA